One stretch of Roseimicrobium sp. ORNL1 DNA includes these proteins:
- a CDS encoding c-type cytochrome domain-containing protein, with the protein MPTASAASLSPDDASDQPIPANRTPRTSLLGWASAVGIIVVFALGLYMYPPLQNAGREVPTPTWALFFGRFHPIAVHVPVGVLFLAALMDVLAIRRSPLGDALKPAITFIMGVGALGAVFAVILGVLLSREGGYDSATFQAHQTLGLATAVLAILSFVFKLITDSSGRIPIMHRFFMVSTLAVMSVGAHLGGNMVHGPDYLLDHAPPVAQTSVEKGEEWLLSFFGPLRKDTQTAENGAPEQGNDHPQTAVANGDPSDPTVYAALVAPVVQNYCYGCHGADKDKGGLRLHTHELMLKGGDKGYNVVPGQADKSLMITTMLIPVDDDPDDMHMPPSNKSQPKKEEVALLSWWVKEGASKDLKLSEAKARIPAELNGTVETLLAKAKSGSGGSTPPAFLVMAEAAAQVDPAVAEAMKKINGSGASLAPIAADAKQLRFTALNVAKDYADANLKDLEPVAANIVALDLARTKVTDAACDSIVKMTNLKELHLENTAITDTGVEKLKSLANLEYLNLYGTKVTDKVFTNLEALGKLKSVYLWQTGVTRPAAEAYKAKHAAMLVNTGWTDADNAKAVAAVAPAPAAAPAAAPTAPAPATPAKPAAAPAPAAATTAAGKVEGTALPKAGDPNAKVFADVVLPILEAKCVACHGTEKSKGKLKLHTFADALKGGSDGETTVIGGNVKDSLLLVRSKLPVDDDDHMPPSDEPQLTKAEIALLEWWIAEGAKDDLTVAAAKKSPEIDAFLKGLASSKPAANAVAKKDEKPKAKPLTDAEKKAVAEVTAKMTALNATLMPLALDTEQLRFGCVNAADKFGDKELAELAPAAPHIAWLDLGRSKVTDAGLATVGKMPALQRLHLENTAVTDAGLAQLAGLQNLEYLNLYGTKVTDAGIAKLAANKALKKLFVWQTAVTKDAAKKLEGAVPGLVVNVGLSEAEIAKLIEAAKPPAPPAPEPKKEEKKPEPKKEEKKPEPPKPAATPAPAPAPAAPAKPEAKPATTPAPAPAATPAPAPAPAAQPKSADAPPTAAPAAAPAANKK; encoded by the coding sequence ATGCCGACCGCTTCCGCTGCCAGCTTGAGCCCCGACGACGCTTCTGATCAGCCCATTCCTGCGAACCGCACCCCACGCACTTCACTTTTGGGGTGGGCGTCCGCAGTGGGGATCATTGTGGTGTTTGCCCTGGGGCTCTACATGTACCCGCCTCTGCAAAATGCTGGACGTGAGGTGCCCACGCCGACTTGGGCGCTCTTCTTCGGCAGGTTCCATCCCATCGCGGTGCACGTGCCAGTGGGTGTGCTCTTTTTGGCGGCGCTCATGGATGTGCTGGCCATCCGCCGCAGTCCTCTGGGCGACGCACTGAAGCCGGCGATCACCTTCATCATGGGTGTAGGCGCGCTGGGCGCGGTGTTTGCGGTGATTCTTGGGGTGCTGCTCTCCCGCGAGGGTGGTTATGACAGCGCGACTTTCCAGGCACACCAGACGCTGGGCCTTGCCACGGCGGTGCTCGCGATTTTGTCCTTTGTGTTCAAGCTCATCACCGACTCCAGCGGTCGCATTCCCATCATGCATCGCTTTTTCATGGTGAGCACGCTGGCCGTGATGAGTGTGGGTGCACACCTCGGGGGCAACATGGTGCATGGTCCGGACTACCTGCTCGACCACGCCCCCCCTGTGGCACAGACCTCGGTGGAGAAAGGGGAGGAGTGGCTGCTGTCTTTCTTCGGGCCTCTGCGCAAGGATACCCAGACAGCGGAGAATGGCGCTCCTGAGCAGGGAAATGACCATCCGCAGACCGCGGTGGCCAACGGAGATCCCTCAGACCCCACAGTGTATGCCGCGCTGGTGGCTCCGGTGGTGCAGAACTATTGCTACGGCTGCCATGGCGCTGACAAGGACAAGGGCGGCCTCCGCCTTCACACCCATGAGCTCATGCTCAAGGGCGGTGACAAGGGGTACAACGTGGTGCCTGGCCAGGCGGACAAGAGCCTGATGATCACCACCATGCTCATCCCGGTGGATGATGATCCGGATGACATGCACATGCCTCCGAGCAACAAGTCCCAGCCCAAGAAAGAGGAGGTTGCCCTGCTGAGCTGGTGGGTGAAGGAAGGTGCCAGCAAGGACCTGAAGCTGTCCGAGGCGAAGGCCAGGATCCCCGCCGAGCTGAATGGCACCGTGGAGACGTTGCTTGCCAAGGCGAAGTCCGGTTCCGGTGGCAGCACGCCGCCCGCGTTCCTGGTGATGGCTGAGGCAGCGGCCCAGGTGGACCCTGCCGTGGCTGAGGCGATGAAGAAAATCAACGGCTCCGGCGCGAGCCTGGCGCCCATCGCCGCAGACGCGAAGCAACTCCGCTTCACTGCATTGAATGTGGCCAAGGACTACGCAGACGCGAACCTGAAGGACCTTGAGCCGGTTGCCGCGAACATCGTGGCGCTGGATCTGGCCCGCACCAAGGTCACGGATGCCGCCTGCGACAGCATCGTGAAGATGACGAACCTCAAGGAACTGCATCTCGAAAACACCGCCATCACGGACACGGGCGTTGAGAAGCTCAAGAGCCTGGCCAATCTGGAATACCTCAATCTCTATGGCACCAAGGTGACGGACAAGGTCTTCACCAACCTTGAGGCACTCGGCAAGTTGAAGTCTGTCTACCTGTGGCAGACGGGCGTGACTCGCCCCGCGGCGGAGGCCTACAAGGCCAAGCACGCTGCCATGCTGGTGAACACCGGCTGGACGGACGCAGACAACGCCAAGGCGGTCGCCGCTGTGGCACCTGCACCTGCTGCCGCACCCGCAGCGGCTCCCACTGCTCCTGCTCCGGCCACGCCAGCGAAACCTGCTGCGGCCCCTGCGCCTGCTGCTGCCACTACGGCGGCTGGCAAAGTCGAAGGCACGGCCCTTCCCAAGGCTGGCGACCCCAATGCCAAGGTTTTTGCCGACGTGGTGCTGCCCATTCTCGAAGCCAAGTGCGTGGCTTGCCACGGCACGGAGAAGTCCAAGGGCAAGCTGAAGCTCCACACCTTCGCCGATGCGCTCAAAGGCGGCAGCGATGGTGAGACCACGGTCATCGGCGGCAATGTGAAGGACAGCCTGCTGCTGGTGCGCTCGAAGCTTCCGGTGGATGATGACGACCACATGCCGCCGAGCGATGAGCCCCAGCTCACCAAGGCGGAAATCGCCCTGCTAGAGTGGTGGATCGCGGAAGGCGCCAAGGATGACCTGACCGTCGCTGCGGCAAAGAAGTCCCCGGAGATCGACGCCTTCCTGAAGGGTCTCGCGAGCTCGAAGCCTGCGGCGAATGCCGTGGCCAAGAAAGACGAGAAGCCCAAGGCCAAGCCGCTGACGGATGCGGAGAAGAAGGCGGTGGCGGAAGTTACCGCGAAGATGACCGCACTGAATGCCACGCTGATGCCGCTCGCGCTGGACACCGAGCAGCTTCGCTTCGGATGTGTGAATGCCGCGGATAAGTTTGGTGACAAGGAACTGGCTGAGCTGGCTCCTGCCGCCCCGCATATTGCCTGGCTGGATCTCGGCCGCAGCAAGGTGACGGACGCTGGTCTGGCCACGGTCGGCAAGATGCCCGCGCTGCAGCGCCTGCATCTGGAAAACACCGCCGTGACGGATGCCGGTCTCGCGCAGCTGGCGGGTCTGCAAAACCTTGAGTACCTCAATCTCTACGGCACCAAGGTGACGGATGCCGGTATTGCGAAACTCGCTGCCAACAAGGCGCTGAAGAAACTCTTCGTGTGGCAGACCGCGGTGACGAAAGATGCCGCCAAGAAGCTCGAAGGCGCGGTGCCCGGGCTCGTGGTGAACGTGGGTCTCAGCGAAGCGGAGATTGCGAAGCTGATTGAAGCTGCCAAGCCCCCGGCTCCTCCTGCTCCCGAGCCCAAGAAGGAAGAAAAGAAGCCCGAGCCGAAGAAAGAGGAGAAGAAGCCTGAGCCTCCAAAGCCTGCGGCGACTCCGGCCCCTGCGCCTGCACCCGCTGCTCCTGCCAAGCCTGAAGCCAAACCCGCCACCACCCCAGCTCCTGCTCCCGCTGCCACACCAGCCCCCGCGCCAGCTCCGGCCGCACAGCCGAAATCGGCTGATGCACCGCCAACGGCTGCACCCGCCGCGGCTCCGGCAGCGAACAAGAAATGA
- a CDS encoding LamG-like jellyroll fold domain-containing protein, whose amino-acid sequence MSLRTWKLPLLGLLAALVGLLALSACKDDNGKKKEKISESDEPEEIPLDLDEALIKKTIARLGTGFMVWERFRNDRWEIWVKKLSGGKEKRIIPAEEGRDHACPKISPDGRMLVYMSYPKGKTGYPGHARKPGTLWLMNLVSRKRRVISKEARSYAEHRAVTWLDANRLCYIDGEGYSNEYDVKTGKTKRLVKQAHETFGYLVSPDMKHATSGTPEFALYDKEQQLVRNQQRMGGCQPYFTQDGQWGYWMGGAGGPINKMRLATREIGQVLQRDDARLHGKRNYVYFPMVSPCQRLMAFAASPDKHDHFTADYDIYLAHVHPKQFYIIGNPVRYTKFKGVDRYPDVFRRELPLGSHYVEGKTEMTFTIPKEYASGEWQWHITGRFNATGNSVTRVFDHPGEYWVEAKQGDKKLRGYVNVREAAPPLVDGVRREGKDGIIVDFDEPVLSDGASITVSGGAPVTGWQLINDGYAVSFHMPPGTAENATFEFDGFRDTAQQPNRMVKAKVSIPSVAWPASDEGMVFVWENVKGRTSLPNGTPCEVAPNGLAFWSDHGAMKLRGGWFDAPKAGELVSASCVKSNEVTVEMIITPQPAPFDKELHPILTLANSEKQRNLTIGQRGTRLYLLLRTPEQDPNAPMEETQLAGVDNNQPHHLVIAYRKDKLSVWIDGSAVWNRSRIRGDLSNWEDMKLRFGASSEGNNSWRGLIDRVVIYDRCLSDEEIAQHSNSSIVAESKRDPLKEWKVVAKLVEASPIPPLLEFQPYTEALVRHLYEVQEVTEGPPLPSKQIAVSHWIWMDAKALPAQQLKVGDVVHLTLHHEEEHTELKSLFVKDELIEGIGADRFHDATDWDAEIMKAGAADGAGEKK is encoded by the coding sequence ATGTCCCTGCGCACTTGGAAGCTCCCACTTCTGGGCCTGCTGGCAGCCCTTGTCGGCTTGCTGGCGCTCAGTGCGTGCAAGGATGACAATGGAAAGAAGAAGGAGAAGATCTCAGAGAGTGACGAGCCCGAGGAGATCCCTCTCGATCTGGATGAGGCGCTCATCAAGAAGACCATCGCCCGGCTCGGAACTGGCTTCATGGTGTGGGAGCGCTTTCGCAATGACCGCTGGGAAATCTGGGTGAAGAAGCTGAGCGGCGGCAAGGAGAAGCGCATCATCCCTGCAGAGGAGGGCCGCGACCATGCCTGCCCCAAGATTTCCCCTGACGGGCGCATGCTGGTCTACATGAGCTACCCCAAGGGGAAGACTGGATACCCCGGTCACGCCCGGAAGCCTGGCACGCTTTGGCTCATGAATCTGGTCAGCCGCAAGCGCCGCGTAATCTCGAAAGAGGCCCGCAGCTATGCCGAACATCGGGCGGTCACCTGGCTGGATGCCAATCGCTTGTGCTATATCGATGGCGAGGGCTACTCGAACGAATACGATGTGAAGACCGGCAAGACCAAGCGCCTGGTCAAGCAGGCCCATGAGACCTTCGGCTACCTCGTGAGCCCGGACATGAAGCATGCCACCAGCGGCACGCCGGAGTTTGCCCTCTATGACAAGGAGCAGCAACTCGTGCGCAATCAGCAGCGCATGGGTGGTTGTCAGCCCTACTTCACCCAGGATGGCCAGTGGGGCTACTGGATGGGCGGCGCCGGCGGTCCCATCAACAAGATGCGGCTCGCGACGCGTGAGATCGGGCAGGTCCTGCAACGCGATGATGCGCGCCTCCACGGGAAGCGGAACTACGTCTACTTCCCCATGGTGTCACCCTGCCAGCGACTCATGGCCTTCGCTGCGTCTCCGGACAAGCACGACCACTTCACGGCCGACTACGATATCTATCTGGCGCACGTGCACCCCAAGCAGTTCTATATCATCGGCAATCCGGTCCGTTATACAAAGTTCAAGGGGGTCGATCGTTATCCTGATGTCTTCCGCCGTGAGCTGCCCCTGGGCTCGCATTATGTCGAGGGAAAGACGGAGATGACCTTCACCATCCCCAAGGAATATGCTTCCGGAGAATGGCAGTGGCACATCACCGGCAGATTCAATGCCACGGGAAATTCCGTCACGCGTGTCTTTGATCATCCCGGCGAGTATTGGGTGGAGGCGAAGCAGGGCGATAAAAAGCTGCGCGGTTATGTGAACGTGCGCGAAGCCGCCCCTCCGCTGGTGGACGGCGTCCGCCGCGAAGGGAAGGATGGCATCATCGTCGATTTCGATGAGCCCGTGCTGTCGGATGGCGCTTCCATCACCGTTTCAGGCGGAGCGCCTGTGACTGGCTGGCAGCTGATCAACGATGGCTACGCAGTCTCCTTCCACATGCCGCCCGGTACTGCCGAGAACGCGACCTTTGAATTCGATGGTTTTCGCGATACGGCGCAGCAGCCCAACCGCATGGTGAAGGCGAAGGTGAGCATTCCTTCAGTAGCATGGCCAGCTTCAGACGAGGGGATGGTCTTTGTTTGGGAAAATGTGAAGGGCCGCACGTCCCTGCCCAACGGCACGCCGTGTGAAGTGGCTCCGAATGGTCTCGCCTTCTGGTCCGATCACGGCGCGATGAAACTACGCGGTGGATGGTTCGATGCTCCCAAGGCCGGCGAACTGGTCTCTGCCTCCTGTGTGAAGAGCAACGAGGTGACCGTGGAGATGATCATCACTCCGCAGCCTGCTCCTTTTGACAAGGAACTGCATCCCATCCTCACCCTCGCCAACAGCGAGAAGCAACGCAACCTGACCATCGGCCAGCGTGGCACACGTCTCTATCTGCTGTTGCGCACTCCTGAGCAGGATCCGAATGCCCCCATGGAGGAGACGCAACTGGCCGGGGTGGATAACAACCAGCCGCATCACCTCGTCATCGCGTATCGGAAGGACAAGCTCAGTGTGTGGATAGATGGCTCTGCGGTATGGAATCGCAGCCGCATCCGCGGGGATCTTAGCAACTGGGAGGATATGAAGTTGCGATTCGGCGCATCGTCAGAAGGAAACAACTCCTGGCGTGGTCTTATCGACCGGGTGGTCATCTACGACCGCTGTCTCTCGGATGAAGAGATTGCTCAGCATTCGAATTCATCGATCGTCGCTGAATCCAAGAGGGATCCTCTCAAGGAGTGGAAGGTCGTGGCCAAGCTCGTCGAGGCTTCTCCCATACCACCTCTGTTGGAGTTCCAGCCCTACACAGAGGCGCTCGTGCGTCATCTCTATGAGGTGCAGGAAGTCACCGAAGGACCGCCGCTACCCTCAAAACAAATTGCCGTCAGCCACTGGATTTGGATGGATGCCAAAGCGCTTCCAGCCCAGCAACTTAAGGTAGGCGATGTGGTGCACCTCACCCTCCATCACGAAGAGGAGCACACCGAACTCAAGAGCCTCTTCGTCAAAGACGAGCTTATCGAAGGTATTGGCGCAGACCGTTTCCATGATGCCACAGACTGGGACGCGGAGATCATGAAGGCGGGAGCTGCGGACGGTGCTGGCGAGAAGAAATGA
- the ligD gene encoding non-homologous end-joining DNA ligase — MASLKEYKRKRNFAITAEPEGRVEKSKGKLARFVIQKHDASRLHYDFRLEMGGTLVSWAVPKGLPLAKGEKHLAVKVEDHPVSYIDFEGTIPKGQYGGGTVQVWDRGTYEPLSKAPKKELDGGKLHVVLKGKKLQGEWYLVRLKDEDEQWLIIKGGENHKKLSKKVESESALSGKTMAQLAKSDHVWQSKPRNSGNGRGSLKERLAAARESAKTPKKAVPKSKTTAKAGKRKPALKAKFLEPMKAHIENKVPPGDWLYEIKFDGFRAVTYKEGKTVHLLSRTNHDLAEKFPDVVEAMEGMDVKNAIIDGEIVALDKDGRSSFQLLQAYELGQERPPLCYYVFDILALNGKSTRDLPLEERREKLKAILPESSDIIRFSSSIGTDAEKLLKKAGALGLEGLIGKRKGSRYEVGQRSGAWVKLKLVKEQEFVIGGYTPPGGTRQHIGALLVGVYEKGKLVYSGKVGTGYTGAVLKDLHTRFKKMASDTCPFKDLPEEREGRYGQGITTSVMKKCHWLKPVLVCQVKFSEWTRDDRLRQPVYLGLREDKKAKDVVREPSSKLA; from the coding sequence ATGGCCTCGCTCAAGGAATACAAACGCAAGCGGAACTTCGCCATCACCGCCGAGCCTGAGGGCCGTGTGGAGAAGTCGAAAGGCAAGCTGGCTCGCTTCGTTATCCAGAAGCACGATGCTTCACGGCTGCACTACGACTTCCGCCTGGAGATGGGCGGGACACTTGTTTCCTGGGCTGTGCCCAAAGGCCTGCCGCTGGCGAAGGGAGAAAAGCATCTTGCCGTGAAGGTGGAGGACCATCCCGTTTCCTACATCGACTTCGAGGGCACCATCCCGAAGGGACAATATGGAGGTGGCACGGTGCAGGTGTGGGACCGCGGCACCTACGAGCCGCTGAGCAAAGCGCCGAAGAAGGAACTGGATGGTGGCAAGCTCCACGTCGTGCTGAAGGGCAAGAAGCTCCAGGGAGAGTGGTATCTGGTACGGTTGAAAGACGAGGACGAGCAATGGCTCATCATCAAAGGCGGAGAGAATCACAAGAAGCTCTCAAAAAAGGTCGAGTCCGAATCCGCCCTCTCCGGCAAGACCATGGCCCAGCTCGCCAAGAGCGATCACGTGTGGCAGTCCAAGCCGCGGAATTCCGGCAATGGCCGTGGCTCGCTGAAGGAGCGCCTGGCCGCAGCAAGGGAGTCCGCAAAGACGCCGAAGAAGGCGGTGCCAAAATCGAAAACCACTGCAAAGGCTGGAAAGCGGAAGCCCGCATTGAAGGCGAAATTCCTCGAGCCCATGAAAGCGCACATCGAGAACAAGGTGCCACCGGGTGATTGGCTTTATGAGATAAAGTTCGATGGATTTCGCGCGGTTACCTACAAGGAGGGCAAGACGGTGCACCTACTCTCCCGGACGAATCATGATCTCGCGGAAAAGTTCCCGGACGTGGTGGAAGCCATGGAGGGAATGGACGTGAAAAATGCCATTATCGATGGTGAGATCGTCGCGCTCGATAAAGATGGGCGCTCTTCCTTCCAGCTTCTCCAGGCATATGAACTGGGCCAGGAGCGCCCGCCGCTCTGCTACTATGTCTTTGATATTCTCGCCCTGAACGGAAAGAGTACGCGCGACCTCCCACTGGAGGAACGCCGTGAAAAGCTCAAGGCCATTTTACCCGAGTCGTCGGACATCATCCGCTTCTCCTCTTCCATAGGCACGGATGCTGAGAAGCTCCTGAAGAAGGCCGGTGCTCTCGGGCTTGAGGGGCTCATTGGGAAACGCAAGGGATCGCGCTATGAGGTGGGCCAGCGCAGCGGCGCCTGGGTCAAACTCAAGCTCGTGAAGGAGCAGGAGTTTGTGATTGGCGGCTATACGCCACCGGGCGGCACGCGACAGCACATCGGAGCACTGCTCGTGGGCGTGTATGAGAAGGGAAAGCTCGTGTACTCCGGCAAGGTGGGCACGGGATACACGGGAGCCGTGTTGAAGGATCTGCACACGCGATTTAAGAAAATGGCCTCCGATACTTGTCCCTTCAAGGATCTCCCCGAAGAGCGCGAGGGACGTTACGGTCAGGGCATCACCACAAGTGTGATGAAGAAGTGCCACTGGCTGAAACCCGTGCTCGTATGCCAGGTGAAATTCTCCGAGTGGACGCGGGACGATCGCCTCCGTCAGCCGGTATACCTGGGACTGCGTGAGGACAAGAAGGCCAAGGACGTCGTGCGTGAACCCTCCAGCAAGCTTGCATGA
- a CDS encoding deoxyribodipyrimidine photo-lyase, with product MAQVSIHWFRRDLRLTDNTALHHAARASEQVIPVYILSTWKRRHDWTGPSRQAFLCGNLASLAKNLETINSRLILRAGAADEELEKLILETGATALYANRDPDPFGKAMEASVAAMCQKHEVELLSFKDVTLHGPEEVLNGEGKPYRVFTPYFRNWFSQEKATPLPTVKSLGPAAAKLKSLPLPTLQHWSLPPCTASTPPPGERAARERMKDFIFSGKVAAYADMRNTPSGRHSSCLSPDLRYGLIGIRELYQRCQKAAQGAKATVKASVETYLKELAWREFYMAVLHHWPEVLEMEFNPEFRSVPWDGKEQHYEAWKEGRTGFPIVDAGMRQLLATGWMHNRVRMIVSMFLTKDLHVHWRLGESWFMQQLVDGEIASNNGGWQWSAGTGADAAPYFRIQNPWTQTKRYDPEGEYIKQWVPELKDVPPEKFFQPSDAPLATGYPLPIVDHGQERERTLKRFKMAKGR from the coding sequence ATGGCCCAGGTCAGCATTCATTGGTTTCGTCGCGACCTTCGACTCACCGACAACACCGCACTTCATCACGCCGCCCGGGCTTCCGAACAGGTCATCCCTGTATACATCCTGAGCACCTGGAAGCGCCGGCATGACTGGACCGGCCCGAGCCGCCAGGCATTCCTCTGTGGCAATCTTGCCTCCCTGGCGAAGAACCTGGAAACTATCAATTCGAGGCTGATCCTTCGCGCAGGTGCGGCAGACGAGGAACTTGAAAAGCTGATCCTGGAAACGGGCGCCACCGCTCTGTATGCCAATCGGGATCCGGATCCGTTTGGCAAAGCGATGGAAGCTAGTGTCGCTGCCATGTGCCAGAAGCATGAAGTGGAGCTTCTCAGTTTCAAAGACGTGACGCTGCACGGGCCAGAAGAAGTGCTGAACGGCGAGGGGAAGCCCTACCGCGTCTTCACGCCCTACTTCAGAAACTGGTTCTCCCAGGAAAAGGCTACACCACTCCCCACCGTGAAGTCGCTCGGCCCCGCTGCTGCAAAGCTCAAAAGCCTGCCGCTGCCGACTCTCCAACACTGGAGTCTGCCGCCGTGCACCGCCTCCACTCCCCCACCCGGCGAGCGCGCGGCCCGGGAGCGCATGAAGGACTTCATCTTCTCCGGCAAAGTCGCGGCGTATGCTGACATGCGGAACACTCCTTCCGGTCGACACTCATCCTGCCTGAGTCCGGATCTCCGCTACGGACTGATTGGCATTCGCGAACTCTACCAGCGCTGCCAGAAAGCCGCGCAGGGAGCAAAGGCGACCGTCAAAGCCAGTGTTGAAACTTATTTGAAGGAGCTGGCGTGGCGCGAGTTTTACATGGCGGTGCTGCATCACTGGCCGGAGGTGCTGGAGATGGAGTTCAACCCCGAATTCCGCAGCGTGCCTTGGGATGGTAAAGAACAGCACTACGAAGCATGGAAGGAGGGCCGCACCGGGTTCCCCATCGTAGATGCAGGCATGCGCCAGCTCCTGGCCACGGGCTGGATGCACAACCGTGTGCGCATGATTGTCTCCATGTTCCTCACCAAGGACCTCCACGTGCACTGGCGATTGGGCGAGAGCTGGTTCATGCAGCAGCTCGTGGATGGTGAGATTGCGAGCAACAACGGAGGCTGGCAATGGAGCGCGGGCACCGGTGCGGACGCGGCACCCTATTTCCGCATCCAGAATCCATGGACGCAGACCAAGCGCTACGATCCCGAAGGCGAGTACATCAAGCAATGGGTGCCGGAGCTGAAGGATGTGCCGCCGGAGAAGTTCTTCCAGCCTTCAGATGCTCCTTTAGCAACGGGATATCCCCTGCCAATCGTGGATCACGGTCAGGAACGTGAGCGCACGTTGAAGCGGTTCAAGATGGCTAAGGGAAGATAG
- the ligD gene encoding non-homologous end-joining DNA ligase, with amino-acid sequence MSARNKATLKVGKREVAVSNLDKVYYPESGFTKGQVIDYYARIAEVLVPHTKGRPVSLKRYPDGVNGMFFYEKQCPSHAPDWIKKKTVKVAKDNGEYIDYCVFDDLPALVWAANIANLELHTFQHRRGAMQRPTALVFDLDPGPPADIIQCCQVALWLRKMFAALDLECFPKTSGSKGMQLVLPLNTPTNYDKTKAFARQVAETLAGEHPEMVVSDMKKSLREGKVFIDWSQNDDKKTTVSVYSLRAKQVPSVSTPLKWSEVESAWKNRSKAKKGKALVFQADEVLRRVKKMGDLFEPVLTMKQKLPKIA; translated from the coding sequence ATGAGCGCCCGCAACAAAGCCACTCTCAAAGTCGGCAAGCGCGAGGTGGCGGTGTCCAACCTCGACAAGGTCTACTATCCTGAATCCGGGTTCACCAAGGGACAGGTCATCGATTATTACGCGCGCATTGCCGAGGTGCTGGTGCCTCATACCAAAGGACGGCCAGTGTCGCTGAAGCGCTATCCCGACGGGGTGAATGGCATGTTCTTCTATGAGAAGCAGTGCCCTTCCCATGCACCCGACTGGATCAAGAAGAAGACGGTCAAGGTGGCCAAGGATAATGGCGAGTACATCGACTACTGCGTCTTCGACGATCTGCCGGCGCTGGTGTGGGCGGCAAATATTGCCAACCTTGAGCTCCACACTTTCCAGCATCGGCGCGGGGCGATGCAACGCCCCACGGCTCTGGTATTTGACCTCGATCCCGGCCCGCCTGCGGACATCATTCAATGCTGCCAGGTGGCGCTGTGGTTGCGGAAGATGTTTGCAGCGCTCGATCTGGAGTGTTTCCCCAAGACTTCCGGATCCAAGGGCATGCAACTCGTGCTGCCGCTCAACACCCCGACCAACTACGACAAGACCAAGGCCTTCGCACGCCAGGTGGCGGAAACGCTGGCTGGCGAGCATCCGGAGATGGTCGTCTCCGACATGAAGAAGAGCCTCCGTGAGGGGAAGGTCTTCATCGACTGGAGCCAGAACGATGATAAGAAAACGACTGTGAGCGTCTACTCCCTGCGCGCGAAGCAGGTGCCCTCTGTCTCCACTCCGCTGAAGTGGAGTGAGGTGGAGTCTGCGTGGAAGAACCGATCCAAGGCAAAGAAGGGCAAGGCCCTCGTCTTTCAGGCGGATGAAGTGCTGCGGCGGGTAAAGAAGATGGGTGACCTCTTTGAGCCGGTGCTGACCATGAAGCAGAAGCTTCCGAAGATAGCATGA